In Fundulus heteroclitus isolate FHET01 chromosome 8, MU-UCD_Fhet_4.1, whole genome shotgun sequence, a genomic segment contains:
- the slc25a25b gene encoding calcium-binding mitochondrial carrier protein SCaMC-2-B isoform X2, with protein MIPQQGTRVLAGVFCQCRSAETHAGVDPGGGCGPPPVSPQPASQDSRSGSEVLDQPCDVCGCPDPEHRMKVLFQILDVNGDGGICVNDLTIGLKKLGVHRTEHDLRKIVKAGDKDLDGQLDFEEFVHYLRDHEKKLRLVFKSLDKKNDGRIDLQEIMQFLRDLEINISEEQAEEILRSMDKNGTMTIDWDEWRDYHLLHPAGNIPEIILHWKHSTILDVGESIIVPDEFTAEEKKTGMWWRHLVAGGGAGAVSRTCTAPLDRLKVLMQVHASKSNSMRMAGGFLQMIREGGVRSLWRGNGINVIKIAPESAIKFMAYEQIKRLIGSNQETLGIAERFVSGSLAGAIAQSSIYPMEVLKTRLALRKTGQYSGIADCARHMLRQEGMAAFYKGYVPNMLGIIPYAGIDLAVYETLKNSWLQRFATDSADPGVFVLLACGTTSSTCGQLASYPLALVRTRMQAQASLQGGPQMTMTALFRHIVQTEGALGLYRGLAPNFMKVIPSVSISYVVYEHLKITLGVQSR; from the exons ATGATCCCGCAGCAGGGAACCCGTGTGCTCGCCGGCGTGTTCTGCCAGTGTCGGTCCGCGGAGACCCACGCTGGCGTGGACCCGGGCGGAGGGTGTGGGCCCCCTCCGGTCAGCCCGCAGCCCGCCTCCCAGGACTCCCGGTCCGGTTCGGAGGTTCTGGACCAGCCGTGCGACGTGTGCGGCTGTCCGGACCCGGAGCACCGGATGAAGGTTCTGTTCCAGATCCTGGACGTGAACGGGGACGGAGGGATCTGCGTGAACGACCTGACCATCGGGCTGAAGAAGCTGGGAGTCCACCGAACCGAGCACGACCTGCGG AAAATAGTCAAAGCTGGAGACAAAGACCTGGACGGGCAGCTGGACTTTGAGGAGTTCGTTCATTACCTCCGAGACCACGAGAAGAAGCTGCGGCTCGTCTTCAAGAGTCTGGACAAGAAGAACGACG GCCGCATCGACTTGCAGGAGATCATGCAGTTCCTGCGAGACCTGGAGATAAACATCTCAGAGGAACAGGCTGAGGAGATCCTCAGAAG CATGGATAAGAACGGCACCATGACCATCGACTGGGACGAGTGGAGAGATTACCACCTGCTGCACCCGGCCGGCAACATCCCAGAGATCATCCTGCACTGGAAGCACTCCACG ATCCTGGACGTCGGCGAGAGCATCATCGTCCCCGACGAGTTCACCGCCGAGGAGAAGAAAACCGGCATGTGGTGGCGCCACCTGGTGGCCGGAGGCGGCGCCGGAGCCGTGTCCCGGACCTGCACGGCGCCGCTGGACAGGCTTAAAGTTCTGATGCAG GTCCACGCCTCCAAGAGCAACAGCATGCGGATGGCCGGCGGCTTCCTGCAGATGATCCGGGAGGGCGGCGTCCGCTCGCTGTGGCGCGGCAACGGCATCAACGTCATCAAGATCGCCCCCGAGTCCGCCATCAAGTTCATGGCCTACGAGCAG ATCAAGCGGCTCATCGGCAGCAACCAGGAGACGCTGGGGATCGCTGAGCGCTTCGTTTCCGGGTCGCTGGCCGGCGCCATCGCCCAGAGCAGCATCTACCCCATGGAG GTTCTGAAGACCCGGCTGGCGCTGAGGAAGACGGGTCAGTACTCGGGCATCGCGGACTGTGCCAGACACATGCTGCGTCAGGAGGGCATGGCGGCGTTCTACAAAGGCTACGTTCCCAACATGCTGGGCATCATCCCCTACGCCGGCATCGACCTGGCCGTCTACGAG ACCTTGAAGAACTCGTGGCTGCAGCGGTTCGCCACAGACAGCGCCGACCCGGGCGTCTTCGTGCTCCTGGCCTGCGGTACCACCTCCAGCACCTGCGGACAACTGGCGAGCTACCCGCTGGCGCTGGTCCGGACCCGGATGCAGGCGCAAG CCTCCCTGCAGGGCGGGCCCCAGATGACCATGACGGCTCTGTTCCGGCACATCGTGCAGACGGAGGGAGCGCTGGGCCTCTACCGGGGCCTGGCGCCCAACTTCATGAAGGTCATCCCGTCCGTCAGCATCAGCTACGTGGTCTACGAGCACCTGAAGATCACGCTGGGGGTCCAGTCCAGGTGA
- the slc25a25b gene encoding calcium-binding mitochondrial carrier protein SCaMC-2-B isoform X3, with the protein MLQDLLARLSRAVLGTAGSTPAEGPGPEVRPAGGAVSCELLQIVLQRKTTSRQEDGTAGSDPRKSRILILTAAPPDLQQKIVKAGDKDLDGQLDFEEFVHYLRDHEKKLRLVFKSLDKKNDGRIDLQEIMQFLRDLEINISEEQAEEILRRTRTGFIWTPVLYMDKNGTMTIDWDEWRDYHLLHPAGNIPEIILHWKHSTILDVGESIIVPDEFTAEEKKTGMWWRHLVAGGGAGAVSRTCTAPLDRLKVLMQVHASKSNSMRMAGGFLQMIREGGVRSLWRGNGINVIKIAPESAIKFMAYEQIKRLIGSNQETLGIAERFVSGSLAGAIAQSSIYPMEVLKTRLALRKTGQYSGIADCARHMLRQEGMAAFYKGYVPNMLGIIPYAGIDLAVYETLKNSWLQRFATDSADPGVFVLLACGTTSSTCGQLASYPLALVRTRMQAQASLQGGPQMTMTALFRHIVQTEGALGLYRGLAPNFMKVIPSVSISYVVYEHLKITLGVQSR; encoded by the exons ATGCTCCAGGACCTCCTGGCCCGCCTGAGCCGGGCCGTCCTCGGTACCGCTGGCAGTACGCCTGCAGAGGGCCCGGGTCCAGAGGTCCGGCCGGCTGGAGGAGCTGTGAGCTGTGAGCTGCTGCAGATCGTTCTGCAGAGGAAAACGACCAGCAGGCAGGAGGACGGTACAGCCGGTTCTGATCCCAGGAAGTCCAGGATCTTAATCCTGACAGCGGCGCCTCCAGACCTGCAGCAG AAAATAGTCAAAGCTGGAGACAAAGACCTGGACGGGCAGCTGGACTTTGAGGAGTTCGTTCATTACCTCCGAGACCACGAGAAGAAGCTGCGGCTCGTCTTCAAGAGTCTGGACAAGAAGAACGACG GCCGCATCGACTTGCAGGAGATCATGCAGTTCCTGCGAGACCTGGAGATAAACATCTCAGAGGAACAGGCTGAGGAGATCCTCAGAAG AACACGGACCGGGTTCATCTGGACCCCGGTCCTGTA CATGGATAAGAACGGCACCATGACCATCGACTGGGACGAGTGGAGAGATTACCACCTGCTGCACCCGGCCGGCAACATCCCAGAGATCATCCTGCACTGGAAGCACTCCACG ATCCTGGACGTCGGCGAGAGCATCATCGTCCCCGACGAGTTCACCGCCGAGGAGAAGAAAACCGGCATGTGGTGGCGCCACCTGGTGGCCGGAGGCGGCGCCGGAGCCGTGTCCCGGACCTGCACGGCGCCGCTGGACAGGCTTAAAGTTCTGATGCAG GTCCACGCCTCCAAGAGCAACAGCATGCGGATGGCCGGCGGCTTCCTGCAGATGATCCGGGAGGGCGGCGTCCGCTCGCTGTGGCGCGGCAACGGCATCAACGTCATCAAGATCGCCCCCGAGTCCGCCATCAAGTTCATGGCCTACGAGCAG ATCAAGCGGCTCATCGGCAGCAACCAGGAGACGCTGGGGATCGCTGAGCGCTTCGTTTCCGGGTCGCTGGCCGGCGCCATCGCCCAGAGCAGCATCTACCCCATGGAG GTTCTGAAGACCCGGCTGGCGCTGAGGAAGACGGGTCAGTACTCGGGCATCGCGGACTGTGCCAGACACATGCTGCGTCAGGAGGGCATGGCGGCGTTCTACAAAGGCTACGTTCCCAACATGCTGGGCATCATCCCCTACGCCGGCATCGACCTGGCCGTCTACGAG ACCTTGAAGAACTCGTGGCTGCAGCGGTTCGCCACAGACAGCGCCGACCCGGGCGTCTTCGTGCTCCTGGCCTGCGGTACCACCTCCAGCACCTGCGGACAACTGGCGAGCTACCCGCTGGCGCTGGTCCGGACCCGGATGCAGGCGCAAG CCTCCCTGCAGGGCGGGCCCCAGATGACCATGACGGCTCTGTTCCGGCACATCGTGCAGACGGAGGGAGCGCTGGGCCTCTACCGGGGCCTGGCGCCCAACTTCATGAAGGTCATCCCGTCCGTCAGCATCAGCTACGTGGTCTACGAGCACCTGAAGATCACGCTGGGGGTCCAGTCCAGGTGA
- the uap1l1 gene encoding UDP-N-acetylhexosamine pyrophosphorylase-like protein 1 — protein MPSLQQIRTALDGSGQAHVLRFWSELSEEEKAVFLQELAQLDLQRLEEHCQAAAEAADAAAASRSLDPNRDLVLEPVPPESMGSVRRSDPENLAEWEREGFLQISRNHVAVLLLAGGQGTRLGVQYPKGMYDVGLPSRKTLYQIQAERILKIQRLAESRHGSKCTVPWYIMTSEFTLKPTQTFFQENSHFGLEPSNIIMFEQRMIPAVTFDGKVILERKGKIAMAPDGNGGLYQALVDNDLLEDMKRRGVEYVHVYCVDNILVKMADPLFVGFCVTKGADCGAKVVEKAHPAEPVGVVCRVGGVPQVVEYSEIQPETARLRGTGGELVYSAGNICNHFFTRSFLQDVAEKFMGRLKQHVALKKVPFVDSCGNQVKPTKANGIKMEKFVFDVFPFSRSFVVFEVLREDEFSPLKNADGAAADTPTTARDALLAQHCRWATAAGAALLDEHGNCIQTACSSSAGNPPPAKCEISPLVSYFGEGLEQLLKGKSIKTPFILDEAAAEGLQAR, from the exons ATGCCGTCCCTGCAGCAGATCAGAACCGCTTTGGACGGTTCGGGTCAGGCCCACGTCCTGCGGTTCTGGTCGGAGCTGAGCGAGGAGGAGAAGGCGGTGTTCCTGCAGGAGCTGGCTCAGCTGGACCTGCAGCGGCTGGAGGAGCACTGCCAGGCGGCCGCGGAGGCTGCTGACGCCGCCGCGGCGTCCCGCAGCCTGGACCCGAACCGGGACCTGGTTCTGGAGCCGGTACCGCCGGAGAGCATGGGCAGCGTGAGGAGGAGCGACCCGGAGAACCTGGCGGAGTGGGAAAGAGAAG GGTTCCTGCAGATCTCCAGGAATCATGTTGCAGTTCTGCTCCTGGCCGGAGGTCAGGGAACGCGGCTTGGAGTCCAGTATCCCAAAGGGATGTACGACGTTGGGCTGCCGAGCAGGAAGACTCTGTATCAGATCCAGGCGGAGCGAATCCTGAAGATCCAGAGGCTCGCAGAGAGCAGACACGGCTCCAAATGCACCGTTCCCTG GTACATCATGACCAGCGAGTTCACCCTGAAGCCCACCCAGACCTTCTTCCAGGAGAACTCTCACTTCGGCCTGGAGCCTTCAAACATCATCATGTTCGAGCAGAGGATGATCCCAGCCGTCACCTTCGATGGGAAGGTCATCCTGGAGAGGAAGGGGAAGATCGCCATGGCTCCAG ACGGTAATGGAGGTCTGTACCAGGCGCTGGTGGACAACGACCTGCTGGAGGACATGAAGCGCAGAGGAGTGGAGTACGTCCACGTTTACTGTGTGGACAACATCCTGGTCAAGATGGCCGACCCGCTGTTTGTCGGCTTCTGTGTGACCAAAGGAGCCGACTGTGGAGCCAAG GTGGTGGAGAAGGCCCACCCGGCTGAGCCGGTGGGCGTGGTCTGCAGGGTGGGCGGGGTCCCTCAGGTGGTGGAGTACAGCGAGATCCAACCTGAAACGGCCCGACTCCGAGGAACTGGTGGAGAGCTGGTCTACAGCGCCGGGAACATCTGCAACCACTTCTTCACCAGGAGCTTCCTGCAGGACGTGGCCGA GAAGTTTATGGGGCGGCTGAAGCAGCATGTGGCTCTGAAGAAGGTCCCGTTCGTGGACTCTTGTGGGAACCAGGTGAAACCGACCAAAGCCAACGGGATAAAGATGGAGAAGTTTGTTTTTGACGTGTTCCCGTTCTCCAG GAGCTTCGTTGTGTTTGAGGTCCTGAGGGAGGACGAGTTTTCTCCTCTGAAGAACGCTGACGGAGCGGCGGCAGACACGCCCACCACAGCCAGGGACGCGCTGCTGGCTCAGCACTGCCGCTGGGCCACGGCTGCTGGAGCCGCCCTGCTGGACGAACATGGCAACTGCATCCAGACCGCCTGCAG TTCATCGGCAGGGAACCCTCCACCTGCAAAATGTGAGATTTCTCCTCTGGTGTCGTACTTCGGAGAG GGCCTGGAGCAGCTGCTGAAAGGGAAAAGCATAAAAACTCCCTTCATCCTGGAtgaagcagcagctgaagggCTGCAGGCTCGGTAG
- the slc25a25b gene encoding calcium-binding mitochondrial carrier protein SCaMC-2-B isoform X1 encodes MIPQQGTRVLAGVFCQCRSAETHAGVDPGGGCGPPPVSPQPASQDSRSGSEVLDQPCDVCGCPDPEHRMKVLFQILDVNGDGGICVNDLTIGLKKLGVHRTEHDLRKIVKAGDKDLDGQLDFEEFVHYLRDHEKKLRLVFKSLDKKNDGRIDLQEIMQFLRDLEINISEEQAEEILRRTRTGFIWTPVLYMDKNGTMTIDWDEWRDYHLLHPAGNIPEIILHWKHSTILDVGESIIVPDEFTAEEKKTGMWWRHLVAGGGAGAVSRTCTAPLDRLKVLMQVHASKSNSMRMAGGFLQMIREGGVRSLWRGNGINVIKIAPESAIKFMAYEQIKRLIGSNQETLGIAERFVSGSLAGAIAQSSIYPMEVLKTRLALRKTGQYSGIADCARHMLRQEGMAAFYKGYVPNMLGIIPYAGIDLAVYETLKNSWLQRFATDSADPGVFVLLACGTTSSTCGQLASYPLALVRTRMQAQASLQGGPQMTMTALFRHIVQTEGALGLYRGLAPNFMKVIPSVSISYVVYEHLKITLGVQSR; translated from the exons ATGATCCCGCAGCAGGGAACCCGTGTGCTCGCCGGCGTGTTCTGCCAGTGTCGGTCCGCGGAGACCCACGCTGGCGTGGACCCGGGCGGAGGGTGTGGGCCCCCTCCGGTCAGCCCGCAGCCCGCCTCCCAGGACTCCCGGTCCGGTTCGGAGGTTCTGGACCAGCCGTGCGACGTGTGCGGCTGTCCGGACCCGGAGCACCGGATGAAGGTTCTGTTCCAGATCCTGGACGTGAACGGGGACGGAGGGATCTGCGTGAACGACCTGACCATCGGGCTGAAGAAGCTGGGAGTCCACCGAACCGAGCACGACCTGCGG AAAATAGTCAAAGCTGGAGACAAAGACCTGGACGGGCAGCTGGACTTTGAGGAGTTCGTTCATTACCTCCGAGACCACGAGAAGAAGCTGCGGCTCGTCTTCAAGAGTCTGGACAAGAAGAACGACG GCCGCATCGACTTGCAGGAGATCATGCAGTTCCTGCGAGACCTGGAGATAAACATCTCAGAGGAACAGGCTGAGGAGATCCTCAGAAG AACACGGACCGGGTTCATCTGGACCCCGGTCCTGTA CATGGATAAGAACGGCACCATGACCATCGACTGGGACGAGTGGAGAGATTACCACCTGCTGCACCCGGCCGGCAACATCCCAGAGATCATCCTGCACTGGAAGCACTCCACG ATCCTGGACGTCGGCGAGAGCATCATCGTCCCCGACGAGTTCACCGCCGAGGAGAAGAAAACCGGCATGTGGTGGCGCCACCTGGTGGCCGGAGGCGGCGCCGGAGCCGTGTCCCGGACCTGCACGGCGCCGCTGGACAGGCTTAAAGTTCTGATGCAG GTCCACGCCTCCAAGAGCAACAGCATGCGGATGGCCGGCGGCTTCCTGCAGATGATCCGGGAGGGCGGCGTCCGCTCGCTGTGGCGCGGCAACGGCATCAACGTCATCAAGATCGCCCCCGAGTCCGCCATCAAGTTCATGGCCTACGAGCAG ATCAAGCGGCTCATCGGCAGCAACCAGGAGACGCTGGGGATCGCTGAGCGCTTCGTTTCCGGGTCGCTGGCCGGCGCCATCGCCCAGAGCAGCATCTACCCCATGGAG GTTCTGAAGACCCGGCTGGCGCTGAGGAAGACGGGTCAGTACTCGGGCATCGCGGACTGTGCCAGACACATGCTGCGTCAGGAGGGCATGGCGGCGTTCTACAAAGGCTACGTTCCCAACATGCTGGGCATCATCCCCTACGCCGGCATCGACCTGGCCGTCTACGAG ACCTTGAAGAACTCGTGGCTGCAGCGGTTCGCCACAGACAGCGCCGACCCGGGCGTCTTCGTGCTCCTGGCCTGCGGTACCACCTCCAGCACCTGCGGACAACTGGCGAGCTACCCGCTGGCGCTGGTCCGGACCCGGATGCAGGCGCAAG CCTCCCTGCAGGGCGGGCCCCAGATGACCATGACGGCTCTGTTCCGGCACATCGTGCAGACGGAGGGAGCGCTGGGCCTCTACCGGGGCCTGGCGCCCAACTTCATGAAGGTCATCCCGTCCGTCAGCATCAGCTACGTGGTCTACGAGCACCTGAAGATCACGCTGGGGGTCCAGTCCAGGTGA